A stretch of the Haliaeetus albicilla chromosome 17, bHalAlb1.1, whole genome shotgun sequence genome encodes the following:
- the FILIP1 gene encoding filamin-A-interacting protein 1 isoform X3: MLVDERQMHIEQLSQQSQKIQELNQKLKEEEEKLKIISTKTKEDGQKLMKLEAELEHKTSSFSQEHEEMTAKLANQESHNRQLRLKLVGLTRRIEELEETNKNLQKAEEELQELRDKIAKGECGNSSLMAEVENLRKRVLEMEGKDEEITKTESQCKELKNKLQEEEHHSKELKLEVEKLQKRMSELEKLEEAFSKSKSECTQLHLNLEKEKNLTKDLINELEVVKTRVKDLEASESKLEKAEIGLKDDLTKLKSFTVMLVDERKNMMEKIKQEEKKVEGLNKNFKVEQGKVMDVTEKLIEESKKFLKLKSEMEEKVSSLTKERDELIGRLRSEEEKSSELSCRVDLLKKRIDGMEEVEREITRGRTRKGPEHGCHEDNKIKELTIEIERLKKRLKQLEVVEGDLMKTEDEYDQLEQKFRTEQDKANFLSQQLEEMKLQIAKTKAIEKGEAVSQEAELRHRFRLEEAKSRDLIAEVQALKEKIHELMNKEDQLSQLQVDYSVLQQRFMEEENKNKSMGQEVLNLTRELELSKRYSRALRPSINGRRMVDVPVTSTGVQTDAVSSEAAEEETPAVFIRKSFQEENHIMSNLRQVGLKKPMERSSVLERYPPAANELAMRKSWIPWMRKRETGAQATPDKGARTHGSPAHPGEVVLSPKQGQPLHIRVTPDHENSTATLEITSPTSEEFFSSTTVIPTLGNQKPRITIIPSPNVMPQKGKGSESPMGPDRSMSPVTITTFSREKSPEGGRAPFADRPTSPIQIMTVSTSAAPAEISVSPQSQDMTMGRAVFKVTPEKQTVPTPIRKYNANANIITTEDNKIHIHLGSQFKRSPSAAPDGASPVITVRPVNIAAEKEVVTGTVLRSPRNNLSSRPAASKVTSTITITPVTTSSTRGTQSVTGQDGSSPRPTPTRIPVSKGMKAGKPVVTAPGAGNVTKFEPRAETQSMKIELKKSSASSSASLGGGQG; encoded by the exons ATGCTGGTGGATGAAAGACAAATGCATATTGAACAACTTAGTCAACAAAGCCAGAAAATACAGGAATTAAACcaaaaattaaaggaagaagaagaaaagcttaaaaTTATTAgtacaaaaacaaaagaagatgGACAAAAACTGATGAAGTTAGAGGCGGAACTGGAACACAAAACATCATCATTTTCTCAAGAACATGAGGAGATGACTGCTAAACTGGCTAATCAAGAGTCACATAATAGACAGCTAAGACTTAAGCTAGTGGGGTTGACTCGCAGAATAGAGGAGCTAGAAGAAACTaacaaaaatcttcaaaaaGCTGAGGAGGAGCTCCAAGAACTAAGAGATAAAATAGCGAAAGGGGAATGTGGGAACTCTAGCTTAATGGCAGAAGTAGAAAACCTCCGCAAACGTGTGCTCGAAATGGAGGGGAAAGATGAAGAGATCACAAAAACTGAATCCCAGTGtaaagagctgaaaaataaactgcaagAGGAAGAGCATCATAGCAAAGAGTTGAAACTTGAAGTGGAGAAATTGCAGAAAAGAATGTCAGAACTAGAGAAGCTGGAAGAGGCTTTCAGTAAAAGTAAGTCTGAATGCACCCAGCTACACTTAaacttggagaaagaaaagaatttgacTAAGGATTTGATAAATGAGTTGGAAGTGGTGAAGACTCGAGTGAAAGACCTTGAGGCATCAGAAAGCAAGTTGGAAAAGGCTGAAATAGGCTTAAAAGATGACCTTACAAAGCTGAAGTCATTTACTGTAATGTTGGTTGATGAACGAAAAAAtatgatggaaaaaataaaacaggaggaaaaaaaggttgagGGTCTAAACAAGAATTTTAAAGTTGAACAAGGGAAAGTTATGGATGTAACAGAGAAACTGATAGAAGAAAGTAAGAaatttttgaaactgaaatcCGAAATGGAGGAGAAAGTGTCTAGTTTGACAAAGGAAAGGGATGAGTTAATTGGCAGACTGagaagtgaagaagaaaaatcctctgAACTAAGCTGTAGAGTTGATCTGTTAAAGAAAAGAATCGATGGTATGGAGGAAGTAGAAAGAGAAATTACAAGAGGTCGAACCAGGAAAGGACCAGAGCATGGTTGTCATGAGGACAACAAGATTAAAGAACTTACCATTGAAATTGAAAGACTGAAGAAACGTCTCAAACAATTGGAAGTGGTTGAAGGAGATTTGATGAAGACAGAAGATGAATATGATCAGCTAGAGCAGAAATTTAGGACAGAGCAGGATAAAGCTAACTTTCTTTCTCAACAGCTGGAGGAGATGAAACTCCAGATtgccaaaaccaaagcaatagaaaaaggtgaagcagTGAgccaggaggcagagctgaggCACAGGTTTCGTCTGGAAGAGGCCAAAAGCAGAGATTTGATAGCAGAAGTTCAAGCTCTTAAGGAAAAAATCCATGAGCTGATGAACAAAGAAGACCAGCTTTCTCAGCTCCAAGTCGATTATTCGGTTCTGCAGCAAAGGTttatggaagaagaaaacaaaaacaagagcATGGGGCAGGAAGTTCTGAACCTAACAAGAGAGCTGGAGCTTTCTAAGCGTTACAGCCGTGCTCTGAGGCCCAGCATAAATGGACGAAGAATGGTCGATGTTCCCGTGACGTCCACCGGCGTGCAAACAGATGCTGTAAGTAGCGAAGCAGCAGAAGAAGAAACTCCAGCAGTGTTTATAAGGAAATCCTTCCAGGAGGAGAATCACATCATGAGCAATCTGCGACAGGTAGGTCTGAAAAAACCCATGGAGCGTTCTTCAGTGCTTGAGAGATATCCTCCAGCAGCGAATGAACTTGCAATGAGGAAATCTTGGATACCATGGATGAGAAAGAGGGAAACTGGGGCTCAGGCAACTCCTGATAAAGGAGCCCGAACCCATGGTAGTCCAGCGCATCCCGGGGAGGTTGTCCTTTCACCAAAACAGGGTCAACCTCTTCATATTCGGGTGACACCAGACCACGAGAACAGCACAGCTACTTTGGAGATAACCAGTCCAACCtcagaggaatttttttcaagtaCCACTGTCATTCCTACTTTGGGAAATCAGAAGCCACGAATAACCATCATTCCTTCTCCAAACGTTATGCcacaaaagggaaaaggcagTGAAAGCCCCATGGGCCCGGATCGTTCTATGTCTCCAGTCACTATAACAACATTCTCCAGGGAAAAGTCCccagagggagggagagcacCCTTCGCTGACAGACCTACATCGCCAATTCAGATTATGACAGTATCAACATCTGCAGCACCGGCAGAAATCTCTGTCTCTCCGCAATCACAAGATATGACCATGGGAAGGGCCGTCTTCAAAGTAacaccagaaaaacaaacagtcCCCACTCCAATCCGCAAGTACAATGCCAACGCCAACATTATTACGACAGAAGACAACAAGATCCACATCCACTTGGGTTCCCAGTTTAAACGCTCTCCCAGTGCTGCACCCGATGGTGCAAGTCCTGTGATAACAGTCAGACCAGTGAACatagcagcagagaaagaagttGTGACGGGTACCGTCCTTCGATCGCCCCGGAACAACCTGTCCTCACGACCGGCAGCAAGCAAGGTGACAAGTACTATCACTATAACGCCTGTTACAACGTCTTCCACCCGAGGAACACAGTCAGTG ACAGGACAGGATGGGTCATCTCCGAGACCTACACCCACCCGCATTCCTGTGTCAAAAGGTATGAAAGCAGGAAAGCCAGTAGTGACAGCCCCAGGAGCAGGAAATGTGACAAAATTCGAGCCTCGTGCCGAGACTCAGTCTATGAAAATAGAACTGAAGAAATCTtcagccagcagctctgcctccctgGGCGGGGGTCAGGGCTGA